GAAGACATGAAGATCCGTCAGGTCGGATTCTTCGGGGATTCGATCCCGTTAAACGGAAAAGTTGTTGCCGTTGATTGGTCCTATATTACCTTAAAAGAGGATTCCCGGCTTGTAGTTGAATATGAAGAAGGAAAGGGAAAGATTCTGGCGGCAGGTGCATATACTTATTTTGCGATTCCGAATAACAGCAGCCGGCACCTCGAAATGTTTGTTCAAAACTGTCTCTATTATCTCTCGGGCAAATATCAGGAACAGAAAAAATATTACTGGAACTATCAGCCCAACAGCGTAAAAGAATTTTCTGCTGGCGGACGGGAGGAATTTAAGTTTGTTTTAAATCCTGCGTCTTTATTTAAAAAATCGGACGGGCTTCTTCTTACAAACCGTTTTGCAACAGAAAATTTCTGGAATGTATCGGGTGAAAGAATTCTTGTAATGGGAAAAGAGAAAGGCGGAATAGATGAGGTCTGGGCTCATCCTTTCATGGCTCTGAGAGATTATCAGGTGGGAATCAGATTCTCCTACAAAGATTCTGTTTACTGGCTTAATGATGAAAGACCGGAAATTGAAGTCCGCCCGGAATCTTTTACACGCATTTACAAATTCCGTAGAGCATATCTAACCGAAACAATTTCGGCTTCGCATGACAAACCGGTTTCAATTATTAATTATGAGTACAGAGGTGTTTATCCCGCTAAACTTGTAATAAAATTCAGGAGCAACATCCGATATATGTGGCCCTATTCTGAAAAGGTTTTCAGCTCTATAAATTATTCTACGGACAAAGAACTTAACTCCTTTATATTAAAAGACGGGAGCGGCGAGCATATAATTTTAACCGGCGCTGTCCGTAAACCGCTTCAAAGTATTATTGGTCAGTATGAAAATTTTGAGAAAAAGGATTCGCTCTTTACCGGGATTGCTTCCTCAGATTTTTCTGTCGGCGCATTAACCGAATACGAACTCAAAATGAATGACAATCTGCAATTTGTTATTGCGGCATCTAATGAAGGCGAGGATACAACAAGAAATTATTTCACCATGGCTCTTACGGATCCGGCAAAAGTTCTTGATGATGCCGCTCTTTACCCAAAAGAGTTTTTTGAAAAATCGCTCTCTATAACAACTCCGGATAAGGATTTTAATGAAGGTTATCAATGGGCGCTAATCGGAACCGACAGGTTCCGCGTAAACACTCCGGGCCTCGGCAAAGCCCTTGTTGCGGGTTATTCAACAACGGCTAAAGGATGGAACGGAGGACACAAGGTAAACGGCCGGCCCGGTTACGCATGGTATTTTGGAAGGGACGCGGTCTGGAGCTCATTTGCACTTCTTGATTACGGCGATTTTGAAAGCGTTAAATCTCAATTGAGCTTTTTCAATAAGTATCAGGATCTTAACGGTAAGATTTTTCACGAGCTTACTACTTCGGGCGCTGTTCACTACGATGCGTCGGATGCTACGCCTCTCTATCTTATTCTTGCGGGAAGATATCTTCTTCACAGCGGGGATGTTGATTTTATAAGAGAAACATGGCCTAATATTAAGATGGCCATCGACTATTGTTTTTCAACAGATACCGATAAGGATCACCTTATTGAAAATACAAATGTAGGACATGGATGGGTGGAAGGAGGAGGGCTCTATACAGCTCATACAGAAGTCTATCTTGCTGCATGCTGGGCGGAAGCTTTAAAGATGGCATCTGTTATGGCCGGGAGTTTGATGTTGAATAAAGAATCTGAAATGTATAATCGTGAGTATGAAAAGGTTAAGAAAATAATAAGTGAACAATTCTGGAATGATGAAAGTAATTTTTTAAGCTTCTCTAAATTAAAAGACGGTTCTTTCAATCTCGAAAAAACAGTACTAGCTGCGGTGCCTGTCTATTTTGAAATGCTGGATAAACCGAAAGCAATAAATGTAATTGATGATTTTGCCGAGAAT
This Melioribacteraceae bacterium DNA region includes the following protein-coding sequences:
- a CDS encoding amylo-alpha-1,6-glucosidase; this encodes MKFLFSFLLLFTPVLFSQTKIALLDLNNSINSDKELKSAFEFLESRNEFKTSLISSGMISGSKKYLNDFQIVWIHRTDSTLFNKKEKDPVLISKLRDYVLDGGKLFLTVDALNYLNLMGFESVVPSSKYVDAVDGGYGRKLGLHSFRNHPVFTGLNGGAYLFNPTEDMKIRQVGFFGDSIPLNGKVVAVDWSYITLKEDSRLVVEYEEGKGKILAAGAYTYFAIPNNSSRHLEMFVQNCLYYLSGKYQEQKKYYWNYQPNSVKEFSAGGREEFKFVLNPASLFKKSDGLLLTNRFATENFWNVSGERILVMGKEKGGIDEVWAHPFMALRDYQVGIRFSYKDSVYWLNDERPEIEVRPESFTRIYKFRRAYLTETISASHDKPVSIINYEYRGVYPAKLVIKFRSNIRYMWPYSEKVFSSINYSTDKELNSFILKDGSGEHIILTGAVRKPLQSIIGQYENFEKKDSLFTGIASSDFSVGALTEYELKMNDNLQFVIAASNEGEDTTRNYFTMALTDPAKVLDDAALYPKEFFEKSLSITTPDKDFNEGYQWALIGTDRFRVNTPGLGKALVAGYSTTAKGWNGGHKVNGRPGYAWYFGRDAVWSSFALLDYGDFESVKSQLSFFNKYQDLNGKIFHELTTSGAVHYDASDATPLYLILAGRYLLHSGDVDFIRETWPNIKMAIDYCFSTDTDKDHLIENTNVGHGWVEGGGLYTAHTEVYLAACWAEALKMASVMAGSLMLNKESEMYNREYEKVKKIISEQFWNDESNFLSFSKLKDGSFNLEKTVLAAVPVYFEMLDKPKAINVIDDFAENYFSSDWGVRILRDDSPIYNPRGYHTGSVWPLFTGWTSLAEFKYGNHLQGYTHMMNNLLVYKNWQLGSVEEVLHGSEYKPSGVCSHQCWSQTMVLQPAIEGMLGLKVDALNNRIDLAPGIPADWDTLKVERIRIGKNFLNFTMKKEKGKTTYRFSTDTSEPVAVGFRPLFPSGTKFNSALLNDEPEKINLVDGGNINFSFNLSNLATLELLHEGGISVLPKVIIPKPGSFSEGLRILNERVEEDNYIVTVQGLSGSTGELEVIRENGKEIISVRFESGSGKYANKEIKLKY